In Armatimonadota bacterium, one DNA window encodes the following:
- a CDS encoding PQQ-binding-like beta-propeller repeat protein gives MSHLFRGVTVLVLALTCLFGQALTPAADGDVPSGPARLILDRSAIPGGVALVIGGSDWGLAVALAREAPFLVHVLDTNPTRVAEARRHVLAAGLYGRVTAGSWDGVRLPLADGLVNLIIADTLPPELEPEVNRVLAPLGVTMVREGASWNRDDKPWPADIDEWTHYLHDAGNNAVAKDTRIGPPSSLQWIGSPRWSRHHDRIAALSGMVSAAGRVFYIFDEGPTSSIILPSKWSLVARDAFNGVVLWKKPIPDWQTRLWPLKSGPAQLPRRLVASADTVYATLGIDVPVTAIDARTGETVRTYDDTRGTEEILFSNGVLFLSADPALDMDKYTNPAAVERPWWTGEAKRVMAVDAGSGRILWERQTSVVPLTLAVDEARVYFHDGKQLVCLGRTDGSVQWTSPDAPLVKRLMSFFAPTLVVRDGVVLFAGGEESGLVKSTGGATKSDTITAFDAATGRVLWSAEHPPSGYSSPEDVFVIDGVVWYAGVSNGSLPGAVTGRDLHTGRIVKHYEKADVETYWFHHRCYRGKATSKYLMVARTGTEFIDPQTGHWDINHWTRGGCLYGIMPANGLVYTPPHNCICYPEAKLFGLCALSAGAHTPSPPDARARLERGPAYEANTGPVAMSRADPVNSWPTYRHDSKRSGATSETIGANLSETWKRDLGGPLSTVTVSDGLVFVAATDAHTVYALDYTSGEVVWAYTAGGRVDSPPTIHDGTAIFGCADGWLYCLRASDGALIWRFRAAPEDQRIVAFEQLESRWPLHGSVLVQDGIVYAVAGRSVFLDGGMHLCRVNARTGELISEELLDETNPHTGQSIQADVVRLGMPVGLPDVLSSDGKHVYMRSQVFDMEGKRLDMTLPTGKLGTHARVQQGETRHLFSPIGFLDGTWFHRSYWVYGRSFEGGWNAYYLAGKQTPTGKILSFDGRHVFGYGREPQYFKWTTPLEHQLYASPLEGAAPEEPVVEGSIVRVEKSESLNPANAPLTVAAWIRAEAPDGVVLARGGGILGYALYLKDGVPRFAVTADNKRWEVESGAEASEGWMHLTGTLTAKGELRLYVDGSLVGVTTGARLIPRDPADALQIGADESSCVGDYTNAFPFKGAIDEVRIYRGELSEAAIRALAAATEPAQEESATLVLYHKYDAGGASDFSGNRNDGSIEGAVRVDGRISGALGFSGKLPGAVETNVRYEWARKVPVLVRGMVATPRALFVAGPEDLIDEPSALKAIADPETERLLAAQEEAIAGRRGGMLMVVSAADGSTVSELRLDTIPVWDGLAAASGNLYMAGMDGTVRCFAGR, from the coding sequence TTGTCTCACCTTTTCCGGGGCGTTACGGTGCTGGTGCTTGCGTTGACCTGTCTCTTTGGTCAAGCGTTGACGCCGGCCGCCGATGGCGACGTGCCGTCAGGCCCTGCGCGGCTGATCCTGGACCGGTCCGCAATACCCGGCGGGGTGGCTCTGGTAATCGGCGGCAGCGACTGGGGCCTTGCCGTCGCTCTCGCGCGCGAAGCACCCTTCCTGGTGCATGTCCTCGACACCAATCCCACGCGGGTGGCCGAGGCCCGGCGCCATGTGCTGGCGGCAGGCCTGTACGGAAGGGTCACCGCAGGCTCATGGGATGGCGTCCGCCTGCCTCTCGCCGATGGGTTGGTGAACCTCATCATCGCCGACACTCTGCCGCCGGAGCTGGAGCCTGAAGTGAACCGGGTATTGGCGCCTCTAGGCGTCACGATGGTGCGCGAGGGAGCCTCCTGGAACCGGGATGACAAGCCCTGGCCCGCTGATATCGACGAATGGACCCACTACCTGCACGATGCCGGCAACAATGCGGTGGCGAAGGATACGCGCATCGGACCGCCGAGTTCGCTCCAATGGATCGGCAGCCCGCGCTGGTCGCGGCACCATGACCGCATTGCCGCGCTGTCTGGCATGGTCTCCGCCGCCGGGAGGGTCTTCTACATTTTCGACGAGGGCCCCACAAGTTCGATCATCCTGCCCTCGAAATGGTCCCTCGTTGCCCGCGATGCCTTCAATGGCGTGGTCCTGTGGAAGAAACCGATCCCCGACTGGCAGACTCGTCTTTGGCCGCTGAAGAGCGGGCCTGCGCAGCTTCCCCGCAGACTGGTGGCGTCGGCGGATACCGTCTACGCCACGCTGGGCATCGACGTTCCAGTCACCGCAATTGACGCCCGCACCGGCGAGACTGTCCGCACCTACGACGACACCCGCGGCACTGAGGAAATCCTGTTCTCGAACGGAGTGCTGTTCCTGTCGGCCGACCCGGCGCTGGACATGGACAAGTACACCAACCCCGCGGCAGTGGAGCGCCCCTGGTGGACCGGCGAGGCCAAGCGCGTCATGGCCGTGGATGCCGGCAGCGGCAGGATTCTCTGGGAGCGCCAGACCAGCGTGGTTCCGCTCACGCTGGCCGTGGATGAGGCGCGAGTGTACTTCCACGACGGTAAACAGCTGGTATGCCTTGGTCGGACTGACGGCAGTGTGCAGTGGACCTCTCCCGATGCCCCACTGGTGAAGCGCCTCATGTCATTCTTCGCGCCGACGCTGGTGGTGCGGGATGGCGTGGTGCTTTTCGCCGGGGGGGAGGAGTCCGGGCTGGTCAAGTCCACCGGCGGCGCCACCAAGTCGGATACCATCACCGCCTTCGATGCCGCGACGGGCCGCGTGCTGTGGTCCGCCGAGCACCCGCCGTCGGGTTACAGCTCCCCCGAGGATGTGTTCGTGATCGACGGGGTGGTCTGGTACGCCGGAGTCTCCAACGGCAGCCTGCCCGGCGCGGTAACAGGGCGCGATCTACATACTGGAAGGATCGTGAAGCATTACGAGAAAGCGGACGTGGAGACCTACTGGTTCCATCACCGCTGCTACCGGGGCAAGGCCACCAGCAAGTATCTCATGGTAGCCCGCACGGGGACAGAGTTCATCGACCCGCAGACCGGCCACTGGGACATCAACCACTGGACCCGTGGCGGATGCCTGTACGGGATCATGCCTGCCAACGGGCTGGTGTATACCCCACCCCACAACTGCATCTGCTATCCGGAGGCGAAGCTGTTCGGCCTGTGTGCCCTGAGCGCCGGTGCTCATACGCCCAGCCCTCCTGACGCCCGTGCTCGACTGGAACGAGGCCCGGCATACGAAGCCAACACCGGGCCGGTGGCGATGTCCCGCGCCGATCCCGTCAATAGCTGGCCCACGTACCGCCATGATTCGAAGCGCAGCGGGGCAACATCGGAAACGATAGGCGCGAACCTGAGCGAAACCTGGAAGCGCGACCTCGGTGGCCCGCTGAGCACGGTCACGGTGTCGGACGGTCTGGTGTTCGTAGCCGCTACCGATGCCCACACCGTCTACGCCCTGGACTACACCAGCGGCGAGGTCGTGTGGGCTTACACGGCCGGCGGGCGCGTGGACTCACCTCCGACGATCCACGACGGAACAGCGATCTTCGGTTGTGCGGACGGCTGGCTGTACTGCCTGCGCGCCAGTGACGGCGCTTTGATCTGGCGCTTCAGGGCCGCTCCCGAAGACCAGCGAATCGTGGCCTTCGAGCAACTTGAATCGCGCTGGCCTCTTCATGGCAGCGTGCTGGTGCAGGATGGGATTGTCTATGCCGTGGCAGGACGGTCGGTTTTCCTGGACGGGGGCATGCACCTGTGCCGTGTGAACGCCCGCACCGGAGAACTCATCTCGGAGGAATTGCTGGACGAAACCAACCCGCACACCGGCCAGAGCATCCAGGCCGATGTGGTCAGACTGGGCATGCCTGTTGGCCTGCCCGACGTGCTTTCATCCGATGGGAAGCATGTCTACATGCGCTCCCAGGTGTTCGACATGGAGGGCAAGCGGCTAGACATGACGCTGCCCACCGGGAAACTCGGCACCCACGCACGGGTTCAACAGGGCGAAACCCGGCATTTGTTCTCCCCCATCGGCTTCCTGGATGGCACCTGGTTCCACCGCTCCTACTGGGTGTACGGACGAAGCTTCGAGGGCGGCTGGAACGCTTACTATCTCGCAGGCAAACAGACGCCTACGGGGAAGATCTTGTCTTTCGACGGTCGCCACGTGTTCGGGTACGGCCGCGAGCCCCAGTACTTCAAGTGGACCACTCCCCTTGAGCACCAGCTCTATGCTTCGCCACTGGAGGGAGCAGCCCCCGAGGAGCCGGTCGTAGAAGGCTCCATCGTGCGGGTCGAGAAGTCGGAGAGCCTCAATCCCGCCAATGCTCCGCTAACAGTGGCGGCGTGGATCCGCGCCGAAGCGCCCGACGGGGTGGTGCTCGCGCGTGGTGGTGGCATCCTGGGCTATGCGCTGTATCTGAAGGACGGCGTTCCGCGCTTCGCTGTCACCGCCGACAACAAGCGGTGGGAGGTTGAGTCTGGGGCCGAAGCATCTGAGGGCTGGATGCACCTGACAGGCACGCTCACTGCCAAGGGCGAGCTGCGCCTATACGTGGACGGTAGTCTCGTAGGAGTGACTACCGGAGCCAGGCTGATCCCGAGGGACCCCGCCGATGCACTGCAGATAGGCGCGGATGAGAGCAGTTGCGTGGGAGATTACACCAACGCCTTCCCCTTCAAGGGCGCCATCGATGAGGTCCGCATCTACCGGGGCGAACTCTCGGAAGCCGCAATCCGCGCCCTGGCTGCCGCGACCGAACCGGCGCAGGAGGAGAGCGCCACCCTCGTCCTGTACCACAAGTACGATGCGGGCGGGGCGAGTGACTTCTCGGGCAACCGGAACGACGGTTCGATTGAGGGTGCGGTCCGCGTGGACGGCCGTATCAGCGGCGCTTTGGGCTTCTCGGGCAAGCTCCCGGGAGCCGTCGAAACCAACGTCCGGTACGAGTGGGCGCGGAAGGTCCCGGTCCTCGTGCGCGGCATGGTGGCTACCCCCCGGGCACTGTTCGTTGCCGGGCCGGAAGACCTGATCGACGAGCCCTCCGCGCTGAAGGCAATCGCAGATCCCGAGACAGAACGGCTCCTTGCTGCCCAGGAGGAGGCAATCGCCGGCAGACGTGGCGGAATGCTCATGGTCGTCTCCGCGGCGGATGGTTCGACAGTCTCCGAGTTGCGGCTGGACACCATCCCCGTCTGGGATGGCCTCGCTGCCGCGAGCGGCAACCTGTACATGGCCGGAATGGACGGGACGGTTCGTTGCTTTGCGGGCCGGTAA